A part of Gramella sp. MAR_2010_147 genomic DNA contains:
- a CDS encoding sugar porter family MFS transporter produces MNKRLLYYSITVAMAGFLFGFDTVVISGANLPIKELWDTSGWFHGTFIMSMALWGTVIGALIAGIPTDKFGRKNTLIGIGILYFISAIGSGLAPDPYSFSFFRFIGGLGVGISSIAAPTYISEISNPKNRGTLGSLYQFNIVFGILIAYLSNYLLEGVGGDNDWRWMLGVEAIPALIYTVLVLGVPKSPRWLYLHQNKADEALKVLVKTSSIKAAEITLKDMENDQERSKSSSSQLFSKKYSFPLTLAFLIAFFNQLSGINFILYYAPEILEKAGFGTEDSLFSSIAIGVVNLLFTLLGVYLIDRTGRKSLMYIGSIGYIISLAMVSYLFLSDSAAISKLVFILMFIGSHAIGQGAVIWVFISEIFPNKVRAYGQAWGSGTHWVFAALVTLFGSVLLDVLQPWMLFVIFAGLMGLQLLFVHFMMPETKGKSLEEIEASFKNR; encoded by the coding sequence ATGAACAAAAGATTATTATATTATTCCATTACTGTGGCAATGGCCGGATTTCTATTTGGTTTTGACACAGTGGTTATCTCAGGTGCAAACCTTCCAATTAAGGAACTCTGGGACACTTCTGGCTGGTTTCATGGGACTTTTATCATGTCTATGGCGCTTTGGGGAACTGTAATTGGAGCTTTAATAGCGGGAATACCTACCGATAAATTTGGAAGAAAGAATACGCTCATAGGTATAGGGATACTCTATTTTATTTCGGCCATTGGTTCGGGACTCGCTCCGGATCCATACAGCTTTTCCTTTTTCCGCTTTATAGGAGGTCTTGGAGTGGGAATTTCGTCTATTGCAGCACCCACCTATATTTCAGAAATTTCGAACCCAAAGAATCGGGGTACTCTCGGTTCTTTATATCAGTTTAATATTGTTTTCGGTATCCTGATCGCATACTTGAGTAATTACCTTCTTGAAGGTGTAGGTGGCGATAATGACTGGCGATGGATGCTGGGAGTGGAGGCTATTCCAGCATTGATCTATACCGTTTTGGTATTGGGGGTGCCTAAGAGTCCACGTTGGTTATACCTTCATCAGAATAAGGCAGATGAAGCCCTAAAGGTTTTGGTGAAGACTAGTTCTATTAAAGCTGCTGAAATTACTCTTAAGGATATGGAAAACGACCAGGAGCGAAGTAAGAGTAGCAGTTCCCAATTGTTTTCAAAGAAATACAGCTTTCCATTGACCCTGGCATTTTTAATTGCATTTTTTAACCAGCTATCCGGAATCAATTTCATATTGTATTATGCACCCGAGATTCTCGAAAAAGCGGGGTTTGGTACAGAAGATTCTCTTTTCAGCTCCATAGCTATAGGTGTTGTTAATCTTCTCTTTACATTGCTAGGGGTTTATCTAATCGATCGCACAGGAAGAAAGAGTCTTATGTATATAGGCTCAATTGGATATATAATCAGTCTTGCCATGGTGAGTTACTTATTTCTGAGTGATTCGGCTGCCATATCAAAATTAGTGTTTATTCTAATGTTCATTGGAAGCCATGCGATAGGCCAGGGCGCAGTGATCTGGGTGTTTATTTCGGAAATATTCCCGAATAAAGTTAGAGCCTATGGTCAGGCGTGGGGAAGTGGAACCCATTGGGTTTTTGCAGCGCTTGTGACACTGTTTGGGTCAGTTTTACTTGATGTGCTGCAACCATGGATGCTTTTTGTGATTTTTGCAGGGTTAATGGGATTACAATTACTTTTTGTTCATTTCATGATGCCCGAAACCAAAGGTAAATCACTGGAAGAAATAGAAGCATCGTTTAAGAATCGGTAG
- a CDS encoding glycoside hydrolase family 130 protein, with protein sequence MKKLSLLNIALFYVFCLSGIQMIGQETNEKGWMMGPFQRFTEEKPIISKDTLSTFNDPMTGRVVNWESMATFNPAAIVKDGKINVFYRAEERVGEDGIGTHTSRLGLAQSEDGVNYTRKEKPVFYPDNDDQKKYEWTGGTEDPRIVETEDGKYVLTYTQWNRDIPRLAVATSDDLKNWEKQGPAFAEYKDGKYNDMESKSGAIVSKLNQEGKLVATKINGKYWMYFGVPHIWLASSTDLVNWEPVEDYEGNISPVLSPRPGYFDSWLVEAGPPPVLTEDGIVVLYNAGNSKNIGVEELGNRIYTGGQALYDAEEPWKILDRSDKPFIKPELDFEKSGQYKDGTTFIEGLVYFNNAWYLYYGTADSMVGVVKSEDRD encoded by the coding sequence ATGAAAAAATTAAGCTTACTAAATATCGCCTTGTTCTATGTGTTTTGCTTGAGTGGCATTCAAATGATTGGGCAGGAAACCAATGAAAAAGGTTGGATGATGGGTCCATTTCAGCGATTTACCGAGGAAAAACCGATCATTTCAAAAGACACTCTTTCTACCTTCAACGATCCTATGACAGGTAGAGTGGTGAATTGGGAATCTATGGCCACCTTTAACCCTGCAGCCATTGTAAAGGACGGTAAGATAAATGTGTTTTACAGAGCTGAAGAGCGAGTAGGAGAGGATGGGATAGGAACCCATACTTCTAGACTTGGGCTTGCTCAGTCTGAAGATGGTGTGAATTATACTAGAAAGGAAAAGCCTGTTTTTTATCCTGATAATGACGATCAAAAAAAATATGAATGGACGGGAGGAACAGAAGATCCTCGAATTGTAGAAACAGAAGATGGTAAATATGTGTTAACCTATACTCAATGGAATAGGGATATTCCACGTCTAGCAGTTGCAACTTCAGACGATCTCAAAAATTGGGAAAAACAAGGGCCTGCCTTTGCAGAATATAAAGACGGTAAGTACAATGATATGGAAAGCAAGTCTGGTGCCATAGTTAGTAAACTTAACCAAGAAGGAAAACTGGTTGCAACTAAGATCAACGGGAAATACTGGATGTATTTTGGAGTTCCTCACATCTGGTTGGCAAGTTCTACAGACCTTGTAAATTGGGAACCGGTAGAAGATTATGAAGGAAACATTTCTCCTGTGCTTAGTCCTCGTCCAGGTTATTTCGATTCATGGTTAGTTGAAGCCGGACCACCTCCAGTTCTTACCGAAGATGGAATCGTGGTGCTATATAATGCGGGAAACTCAAAGAATATTGGAGTAGAAGAGCTCGGAAATCGGATCTATACAGGAGGTCAGGCTTTGTACGATGCTGAGGAACCATGGAAGATCCTTGATCGTAGTGATAAACCATTCATTAAACCCGAATTAGATTTTGAGAAGTCAGGGCAATATAAAGATGGAACTACCTTTATCGAAGGTCTAGTATATTTTAACAATGCTTGGTACCTGTATTACGGTACTGCAGATAGTATGGTAGGAGTAGTTAAATCTGAAGATAGAGATTAA
- a CDS encoding RagB/SusD family nutrient uptake outer membrane protein, translating into MNTMKHIPNILIIASAVFITGCDSYLDKEPIGLITQDQINAEPTVSSITSSVNSTYQTLSSTLNIIGEWNWDGATVLRDDFILQDIASGDMEKKWNPDGDQAWMDQIAAFNFTSMNGAFNGQWSYNYEGIARANQAINILEQDEVIASTDLDAATRDRLLGESYFLRAFYYFDLVNNFGDVPLLTEPLANFSEAYEVTARTPKEEVIEFIKSDLEMSVSMLPQQKYSSVSEPWRVSIGAAKSMQAKVALYDGDWNSVISYVDELQSWGFYSLNESYFDSFDVTKEFTEDEVIFAYDHQQGVNPSKGNGLAALMGWGFVAPSDDFIASFENNDPRLGYTVDVEAQEVHKLLGSTDGSFKGNADSPGNKIYIRYADVLLWRAEALIQLGQIEEGLAIVDQIRERARNTQAVNGSETPADALPPYSGQGLSQNEALAALIHERRVELGFESQRFMDLKRWELANEVLTNLGKNFQDFNYLYPIPQGEIDKSGGQISQNPGY; encoded by the coding sequence ATGAATACAATGAAACATATTCCTAATATATTAATAATCGCTTCAGCCGTATTTATTACGGGCTGTGATTCCTATTTGGATAAGGAGCCAATTGGTCTTATCACACAAGATCAGATCAATGCTGAACCAACTGTATCTTCGATTACATCCAGTGTTAACTCAACCTATCAAACCCTTTCAAGTACCCTGAATATTATTGGGGAGTGGAACTGGGATGGTGCTACGGTATTGAGAGACGACTTTATCCTTCAGGATATTGCTTCCGGAGATATGGAGAAAAAGTGGAATCCTGACGGGGATCAGGCCTGGATGGACCAGATTGCTGCATTTAACTTTACTTCAATGAATGGTGCCTTTAATGGGCAGTGGAGTTACAATTATGAAGGTATAGCTCGCGCCAATCAGGCAATAAATATCCTGGAACAGGATGAAGTGATAGCTAGTACAGACCTGGATGCAGCTACCAGAGACAGGCTTCTTGGAGAATCTTACTTCCTTAGAGCTTTTTATTATTTTGATTTGGTGAATAACTTTGGAGATGTTCCTTTATTGACTGAACCATTAGCTAATTTCTCCGAAGCTTATGAGGTTACAGCCAGAACACCAAAAGAAGAGGTTATAGAGTTTATAAAATCTGACCTTGAAATGTCTGTTTCAATGCTACCTCAACAGAAATATTCAAGTGTTTCAGAGCCCTGGAGAGTTTCTATTGGAGCTGCTAAATCTATGCAGGCAAAAGTAGCTTTATATGATGGGGACTGGAATAGTGTAATTTCTTATGTGGATGAACTACAGTCCTGGGGATTTTATTCTCTCAATGAAAGTTATTTCGATTCTTTTGATGTGACAAAGGAATTCACAGAAGACGAAGTGATTTTTGCATATGATCATCAGCAGGGTGTGAATCCGAGTAAGGGTAATGGCCTTGCCGCATTAATGGGATGGGGGTTTGTTGCTCCGTCAGATGATTTCATTGCTTCTTTTGAAAACAACGATCCTAGGTTAGGTTATACTGTAGATGTAGAGGCCCAGGAAGTACATAAGCTTTTGGGCTCTACCGATGGTAGTTTTAAAGGAAATGCGGATTCTCCAGGAAACAAAATCTATATAAGGTATGCAGATGTATTGTTATGGAGAGCAGAAGCGTTAATTCAGCTTGGACAGATAGAAGAAGGACTTGCAATAGTAGATCAAATTCGTGAGAGAGCCAGAAATACTCAGGCCGTAAACGGAAGTGAGACTCCCGCAGATGCTCTTCCTCCATATTCCGGACAAGGTTTGTCACAAAATGAAGCATTGGCTGCACTTATTCACGAGAGAAGAGTGGAATTAGGTTTCGAATCTCAAAGATTTATGGACCTTAAGAGATGGGAGCTCGCAAACGAAGTTCTTACCAATTTAGGTAAGAATTTTCAGGACTTCAATTATCTATACCCAATTCCACAGGGAGAGATAGATAAATCTGGAGGACAAATATCTCAGAATCCAGGATACTAA